TAAGTCCCCATACTGAATTTGTGGGGTGAAATAGATATCGGCCCAAGAAGTGGAAAACTGTTTCCTTATTTGGGAATAGATTTTTCAATTCTTGCTCAAAAGATGGCATCAAGAAGAGAGATGGAACGAAGTAGTTATCTGTTTTCATTATCAACCAAGGTATTTTCTGAAGAAAATCTTGATTTTCATCGCAGAAGAAAAGCTTATCTTGGTCATCATAATCATGAATTAGATGGAGATACACATGACTTGCTGGCTTCAATCTATTTACATTTTTAGAAATGCTATCCTTCAGCATTCTTCCATAACAGCTAGGAGAACTCTGATTAAAGCTGTTGAATTGACCTTTCAGGGGGAAATCCAAGGGAAGAAACCAGGATACCTCTGGGAATGGTTCGCAAAAGAGATCGACCATGTCAACTCCAGGATCCACAAGTAGGACTCGGTTTGTGAGAAGAGCATAGAGAAATGCTGAAGCTAATGTCAGAATCCTATTCCCTAGTCCACTAAAGGAGATCCATACCACGTAACTACAATCAGAGAGTTCAGGCTGATGTCCAGACTTCAGTTGTTCAAGCGTTTTGTTGTAGGATTCTGTACGTGGTCCACATTTTTTATGGAGAATTTCGTAACTTCGCAACCTAGAAATGAGGTAAGAAGAGGGCTTATGTGGTAGTTCTTTGCGATAAGCGACTGATTGATACCTGCTGAGACAGGTTTCTTCACTGACCGTAGCAGCAAGGAGACCACCTAGTAGCTTGTGCTGAGGGACCCCGGCAGGCTTTGAGAAACCTTCTGAACCTAGGACTTGATAAAATGGGGGATCAAACATATCAGCAAGACAAACAGGAGTCTCGTACCCTCAATGAAAAAAATCATGTTATGCACATCATGGATCATGATTAGCAAGTAAGTTTCTAAAAGTACACCTACTAGTAGAAGTCCTCTGTGCTACAATAACTTGAAGATTATTCTGATGTGCCAAAGCAAACACATAGCAATTATTCCTTTAAATCATAAGTCAAACACAAACCGGTATGGCCATAAGTAAGGTATGGCCGTAGGATATGATTGACAAGAATGCCTGCGTTGACGATTTATCCAAGTGGAAGGTATcatagaaattaaaaagaaagcaAATATGAACATTAGACAAGGCCATTACAGAAACGCCATGATTTATGTACAGGTGGCATTTATGCTAATATAGCTCTAGATCAAGATTAGCTGAGCTATCATAAACAGTAGTAATTAGCTTTTAGatacaaaatttcagtttttgaagcagcTTCGAAGATTATACTCTAGTGGTTCATTTATAAACCCAAGAAAAAAACCATTATAAGAGCAAAAGCACTAGCAGCACATAGATCACAATGAACTGCAAAAGATATATCTATAGAGGGGGGGTGGGGGGTGGTGGAGGGGAGGGGATAGAGCCATTAAAATAACCAAAAAGCTAGtacctttttcttcttcaatttcaATAACTTTTGGTTGTGAAGATTCCAAAGCACTATCAGATGGTGGGTCTCTAAGAACTACAGATGCTGAAAACACAACTGAAAGAGCCATCAAAAGGACCACCAAACCACCCATAACTCTCATCGGGTTAAACCCACATTTTCTTTCCGTCTCCCCCACAGTACTCTGCCCATCAGGATCCGAGCGGTTCCCCGGATTCCTCTTGAAGCGCTTCATATTTGATAATTATTCATTCGTTAATCGGGTAAAGTCACTTCAGGGTCAAAAGGGTCGCTTGAGAATGGTGGATTTTGTGTTAGAGCGAGGGACGGTTCGAGcagagaagaggaagtagagtggAGAAGATAGATTGTGTCGGTAACGTTAAGAGACGTTGCAACTGGAAACATGTTGGTATCACAGTTCACTCGCAATTGCAATCGCATGATGACAATGGCCTCTTTTTAGTTCAGCCCATTTACAGCCCAACTTCAAAGTTGTTATCATTATTTTGAAAATATCTTCTGAAGggctcaaattaatttttttttaagaaaaaaatagacatttttgttattattataattttttatagagTTCTTGGGTTTTGATATTATTTATGACTGGGGCTTtcattttgaaaaataatataacttttgatttttcttttaaaaaagttTAGGTATTAATTTTTTGAGAGATTATTATAGTAAacaattgataaaatttaaacTCTAACTTATTCTAATTTATTAAGAAAATAGATTTTACTAATTGAATCAACGTATTCTATTACCTTTAAATCTCTTGGTTTAAATTAAGAGAATTAATCCTTAgtgtgaaatgaaattataatttcattttcttttaattGAGTTAAATCATCTCTAATCTAATGTTAACCCTAATTTGaaatcttacttttttttttgcgTGAGATTTTCATCCCCAAAGCATACACACAAAAAGTAATTCATTTTCATGACAATATAACCCATTAACACAACAACAAAACCTAAAAAATGCAAATAAGGTCAAGGGTTGAAACCTAAAAAATGCAAATAAGGTCAAGGGTTGAAGGCGAGGCCGCTACATAAAAGAAGTTGCACCCGAGACTACGACTGGCATGGTGACCTTTGGTCTCTGCTCTGCTTTGTGCTCTTGGACtcttcttcactaaaaattgagaaGGGAAACTAGCGGTAAGCAAAGAAACTTCGATCAATAAcgaaagaaaaagatcaaaaaatGAGAGGAAAAAGGCTTTAAGGTATTAGGATCTTGTTCTCCTCT
Above is a genomic segment from Hevea brasiliensis isolate MT/VB/25A 57/8 chromosome 17, ASM3005281v1, whole genome shotgun sequence containing:
- the LOC110656992 gene encoding galactoside 2-alpha-L-fucosyltransferase; this translates as MKRFKRNPGNRSDPDGQSTVGETERKCGFNPMRVMGGLVVLLMALSVVFSASVVLRDPPSDSALESSQPKVIEIEEEKVLGSEGFSKPAGVPQHKLLGGLLAATVSEETCLSRYQSVAYRKELPHKPSSYLISRLRSYEILHKKCGPRTESYNKTLEQLKSGHQPELSDCSYVVWISFSGLGNRILTLASAFLYALLTNRVLLVDPGVDMVDLFCEPFPEVSWFLPLDFPLKGQFNSFNQSSPSCYGRMLKDSISKNVNRLKPASHVYLHLIHDYDDQDKLFFCDENQDFLQKIPWLIMKTDNYFVPSLFLMPSFEQELKNLFPNKETVFHFLGRYLFHPTNSVWGLITRYYHAYLAKANEKVGIQIRIFDSGAGPFQYVLDQILACAVKENLLPEINREDLITSQSGTKSKAVLVTSLNSWYSQKMRSMYWEHPSTTGELVGIYQPSHEEYQQTEKQIHNRKAWAEMYLLSLTDVLVTSSWSTFGYVAQGLGGLKPWILYKPVNQSAPDPPCGPVMSMEPCFHAPPFYDCKARRGVDTGALVPHVQHCEDMSWGLKLVNANDGL